One window from the genome of Cyprinus carpio isolate SPL01 chromosome B1, ASM1834038v1, whole genome shotgun sequence encodes:
- the gab1 gene encoding GRB2-associated-binding protein 1 isoform X3, translated as MLDCSSAGKDTNQKHHVAPSSPASPLVNQAWKKRWFVLRSGRMTGDPDILEYYKNDHAKKPIRVIDLNLCEQVDAGLTFNKKDLEHSFIFDIKTIDRIFYLVADTEEEMNKWVRCICDICGFNPTDTEDSAKISHQVNVPGGLVVDMAPSGGPGGALGASALANLPPPYQPVSIRPLGSSSSLDEPQDYLWLLNCESKKPEPNRAHGECSKSTSSEPDCNDNLPSHHTPTSSSSSRHASVNGFFPTQHAAGLYDSPPSRGQSLSADSQGLYHLPRSYSQDTVLLPKSASSPLAPDGEPGELYVFNTPGRKPSFEAQLRNLSVSYDIPPTPGSNCTYQIPRTAGVEAVSGATDVVPPPRPPKPLLTTGTVPPERSPTDTYVVPRSVSETDGNYCVPSSAGGNKALRSNTIGTVDSSRLRKDYGSQDCYDIPRPFPPDKSCSFDFNESFNSYFKNKGMVPVGGVSTEEMDENYVPMSVHSSSHQRSGSLSEPIQEPNYVPMTPGTVEFSSLGKQVPPPAHMGFRSSPKTPPRRPVHIPECQPPPVDRNLKPDRKAKPAPLEIKPLAEWEEYTAPVRSPVTRSFTRDPSRCTAAPRPSSGHSTASSSDSDDCDENYVAMQHANMSTDEPNMKLAAPMNADGGGSPMVKPKGDKQVEYLDLDLDPGKSTPPRKRKSNGTGISASDERVDYVVVDQHRTQALKSTREAWSDERQSTEQDPPNKGAK; from the exons GCATGGAAGAAGCGATGGTTTGTTCTGCGCAGTGGAAGGATGACAGGAGACCCAGATATTCTGGAGTATTACAAGAATGACCATGCCAAGAAGCCCATCCGCGTGATCGATCTGAACCTGTGCGAGCAGGTGGACGCCGGTCTCACATTCAACAAGAAGGACCTGGAGCACAGCTTCATCTTCGACATCAAGACCATCGACCGGATCTTTTACCTGGTGGCAGACACTGAAGAGGAGATGAACAAGTGGGTGCGCTGCATCTGTGATATCTGTGGCTTCAACCCCACCGATACAGAAG ACTCCGCAAAGATCTCTCACCAAGTAAATGTGCCAGGGGGTCTGGTGGTGGATATGGCCCCTAGTGGAGGGCCAGGAGGAGCCTTAGGGGCTTCTGCACTGGCCAACCTGCCTCCTCCCTACCAGCCTGTCAGCATCAGACCCTTGGGGTCCTCCTCCAGTCTGGATGAGCCTCAGGACTACCTTTGGCTGCTCAACTGTGAGAGCAAGAAACCTGAGCCTAACAG GGCCCATGGCGAATGCTCCAAGTCTACCTCCTCCGAACCAGACTGTAATGACAACCTCCCTTCCCACCACACgcccacctcctcctcctcctccaggcaCGCCTCGGTCAATGGTTTCTTTCCTACCCAGCATGCCGCTGGACTCTATGATTCTCCTCCTTCGCGCGGGCAGTCGTTGTCGGCCGATTCACAGGGTCTTTACCACCTGCCCCGAAGTTACTCTCAGGACACTGTGCTGCTGCCGAAGTCGGCGTCCTCCCCTCTCGCTCCTGACGGTGAGCCCGGTGAACTCTATGTCTTTAACACGCCTGGTCGTAAACCCTCTTTTGAGGCCCAGTTGCGGAACTTGTCAGTTAGCTATGATATTCCACCTACACCTGGAAGTAACTGCACCTACCAGATTCCCCGTACTGCTGGGGTGGAGGCTGTTTCAGGGGCCACAGATGTGGTACCGCCCCCTCGTCCGCCTAAACCGTTACTGACCACGGGAACAGTCCCACCTGAGCGGTCACCCACAGACACGTATGTGGTGCCACGGTCAGTGTCTGAGACTGATGGGAATTACTGCGTGCCATCTAGTGCAGGAGGGAACAAAGCACTAAGGAGCAACACCATTGGTACAGTGGATTCTTCACGTCTACGTAAAG ATTACGGATCTCAAGACTGCTATGACATACCCCGTCCCTTCCCCCCAGATAAAAGTTGCtcatttgattttaatgaaagCTTCAACAGCTATTTT AAGAATAAAGGCATGGTGCCAGTAGGAGGTGTTTCCACTGAAGAGATGGACGAGAACTATGTACCCATGAGCGTCCACTCTTCGTCACATCAGCGCTCTGGAAGCCTATCAGAACCTATCCAGGAGCCCAACTATGTGCCCATGACACCAGGCACAGTGGAGTTCTCCTCCCTCGGAAAACAGGTGCCCCCTCCAGCCCACATGGGCTTCCGCTCCAGCCCCAAGACCCCACCTCGTAGACCAGTGCACATACCCGAATGCCAACCACCGCCTGTAGACCGCAACCTCAAACCTGATCGTAAAG CTAAGCCGGCCCCTTTGGAGATCAAGCCTCTAGCTGAGTGGGAGGAGTATACGGCACCGGTCCGTTCCCCGGTGACCAGGTCCTTCACGAGGGA CCCCTCTAGGTGTACCGCAGCCCCCAGACCGTCCTCGGGGCATAGCACTGCCTCCAGCAGCGACTCCGACGACTGTGATGAGAATTATGTAGCCATGCAACACGCTAATATGTCTACAGATGAACCA AACATGAAGCTAGCAGCACCAATGAATGCTGATGGAGGTGGCAGTCCCATGGTGAAGCCCAAAGGAGACAAGCAGGTGGAGTACCTGGACCTCGACTTGGACCCTGGGAAATCAACTCCTCCTCGGAAG AGGAAAAGTAACGGGACTGGTATTTCAGCATCAGACGAGCGGGTAGACTATGTGGTGGTGGATCAGCACCGAACGCAAGCACTGAAGAGCACACGTGAGGCCTGGAGTGATGAACGGCAGTCGACGGAGCAAGATCCCCCCAACAAAGGGGCCAAATGA
- the gab1 gene encoding GRB2-associated-binding protein 1 isoform X4, with protein MKMSGGEVVYSGWLRKSPPEKKLRRYAWKKRWFVLRSGRMTGDPDILEYYKNDHAKKPIRVIDLNLCEQVDAGLTFNKKDLEHSFIFDIKTIDRIFYLVADTEEEMNKWVRCICDICGFNPTDTEDSAKISHQVNVPGGLVVDMAPSGGPGGALGASALANLPPPYQPVSIRPLGSSSSLDEPQDYLWLLNCESKKPEPNRAHGECSKSTSSEPDCNDNLPSHHTPTSSSSSRHASVNGFFPTQHAAGLYDSPPSRGQSLSADSQGLYHLPRSYSQDTVLLPKSASSPLAPDGEPGELYVFNTPGRKPSFEAQLRNLSVSYDIPPTPGSNCTYQIPRTAGVEAVSGATDVVPPPRPPKPLLTTGTVPPERSPTDTYVVPRSVSETDGNYCVPSSAGGNKALRSNTIGTVDSSRLRKDYGSQDCYDIPRPFPPDKSCSFDFNESFNSYFKNKGMVPVGGVSTEEMDENYVPMSVHSSSHQRSGSLSEPIQEPNYVPMTPGTVEFSSLGKQVPPPAHMGFRSSPKTPPRRPVHIPECQPPPVDRNLKPDRKAKPAPLEIKPLAEWEEYTAPVRSPVTRSFTRDPSRCTAAPRPSSGHSTASSSDSDDCDENYVAMQHANMSTDEPNMKLAAPMNADGGGSPMVKPKGDKQVEYLDLDLDPGKSTPPRKRKSNGTGISASDERVDYVVVDQHRTQALKSTREAWSDERQSTEQDPPNKGAK; from the exons GCATGGAAGAAGCGATGGTTTGTTCTGCGCAGTGGAAGGATGACAGGAGACCCAGATATTCTGGAGTATTACAAGAATGACCATGCCAAGAAGCCCATCCGCGTGATCGATCTGAACCTGTGCGAGCAGGTGGACGCCGGTCTCACATTCAACAAGAAGGACCTGGAGCACAGCTTCATCTTCGACATCAAGACCATCGACCGGATCTTTTACCTGGTGGCAGACACTGAAGAGGAGATGAACAAGTGGGTGCGCTGCATCTGTGATATCTGTGGCTTCAACCCCACCGATACAGAAG ACTCCGCAAAGATCTCTCACCAAGTAAATGTGCCAGGGGGTCTGGTGGTGGATATGGCCCCTAGTGGAGGGCCAGGAGGAGCCTTAGGGGCTTCTGCACTGGCCAACCTGCCTCCTCCCTACCAGCCTGTCAGCATCAGACCCTTGGGGTCCTCCTCCAGTCTGGATGAGCCTCAGGACTACCTTTGGCTGCTCAACTGTGAGAGCAAGAAACCTGAGCCTAACAG GGCCCATGGCGAATGCTCCAAGTCTACCTCCTCCGAACCAGACTGTAATGACAACCTCCCTTCCCACCACACgcccacctcctcctcctcctccaggcaCGCCTCGGTCAATGGTTTCTTTCCTACCCAGCATGCCGCTGGACTCTATGATTCTCCTCCTTCGCGCGGGCAGTCGTTGTCGGCCGATTCACAGGGTCTTTACCACCTGCCCCGAAGTTACTCTCAGGACACTGTGCTGCTGCCGAAGTCGGCGTCCTCCCCTCTCGCTCCTGACGGTGAGCCCGGTGAACTCTATGTCTTTAACACGCCTGGTCGTAAACCCTCTTTTGAGGCCCAGTTGCGGAACTTGTCAGTTAGCTATGATATTCCACCTACACCTGGAAGTAACTGCACCTACCAGATTCCCCGTACTGCTGGGGTGGAGGCTGTTTCAGGGGCCACAGATGTGGTACCGCCCCCTCGTCCGCCTAAACCGTTACTGACCACGGGAACAGTCCCACCTGAGCGGTCACCCACAGACACGTATGTGGTGCCACGGTCAGTGTCTGAGACTGATGGGAATTACTGCGTGCCATCTAGTGCAGGAGGGAACAAAGCACTAAGGAGCAACACCATTGGTACAGTGGATTCTTCACGTCTACGTAAAG ATTACGGATCTCAAGACTGCTATGACATACCCCGTCCCTTCCCCCCAGATAAAAGTTGCtcatttgattttaatgaaagCTTCAACAGCTATTTT AAGAATAAAGGCATGGTGCCAGTAGGAGGTGTTTCCACTGAAGAGATGGACGAGAACTATGTACCCATGAGCGTCCACTCTTCGTCACATCAGCGCTCTGGAAGCCTATCAGAACCTATCCAGGAGCCCAACTATGTGCCCATGACACCAGGCACAGTGGAGTTCTCCTCCCTCGGAAAACAGGTGCCCCCTCCAGCCCACATGGGCTTCCGCTCCAGCCCCAAGACCCCACCTCGTAGACCAGTGCACATACCCGAATGCCAACCACCGCCTGTAGACCGCAACCTCAAACCTGATCGTAAAG CTAAGCCGGCCCCTTTGGAGATCAAGCCTCTAGCTGAGTGGGAGGAGTATACGGCACCGGTCCGTTCCCCGGTGACCAGGTCCTTCACGAGGGA CCCCTCTAGGTGTACCGCAGCCCCCAGACCGTCCTCGGGGCATAGCACTGCCTCCAGCAGCGACTCCGACGACTGTGATGAGAATTATGTAGCCATGCAACACGCTAATATGTCTACAGATGAACCA AACATGAAGCTAGCAGCACCAATGAATGCTGATGGAGGTGGCAGTCCCATGGTGAAGCCCAAAGGAGACAAGCAGGTGGAGTACCTGGACCTCGACTTGGACCCTGGGAAATCAACTCCTCCTCGGAAG AGGAAAAGTAACGGGACTGGTATTTCAGCATCAGACGAGCGGGTAGACTATGTGGTGGTGGATCAGCACCGAACGCAAGCACTGAAGAGCACACGTGAGGCCTGGAGTGATGAACGGCAGTCGACGGAGCAAGATCCCCCCAACAAAGGGGCCAAATGA
- the gab1 gene encoding GRB2-associated-binding protein 1 isoform X2: MKMSGGEVVYSGWLRKSPPEKKLRRYAWKKRWFVLRSGRMTGDPDILEYYKNDHAKKPIRVIDLNLCEQVDAGLTFNKKDLEHSFIFDIKTIDRIFYLVADTEEEMNKWVRCICDICGFNPTDTEDSAKISHQVNVPGGLVVDMAPSGGPGGALGASALANLPPPYQPVSIRPLGSSSSLDEPQDYLWLLNCESKKPEPNRAHGECSKSTSSEPDCNDNLPSHHTPTSSSSSRHASVNGFFPTQHAAGLYDSPPSRGQSLSADSQGLYHLPRSYSQDTVLLPKSASSPLAPDGEPGELYVFNTPGRKPSFEAQLRNLSVSYDIPPTPGSNCTYQIPRTAGVEAVSGATDVVPPPRPPKPLLTTGTVPPERSPTDTYVVPRSVSETDGNYCVPSSAGGNKALRSNTIGTVDSSRLRKDYGSQDCYDIPRPFPPDKSCSFDFNESFNSYFKNKGMVPVGGVSTEEMDENYVPMSVHSSSHQRSGSLSEPIQEPNYVPMTPGTVEFSSLGKQVPPPAHMGFRSSPKTPPRRPVHIPECQPPPVDRNLKPDRKGQSPKINRAVGLERTDSQTIGEFPRRRKAKPAPLEIKPLAEWEEYTAPVRSPVTRSFTRDPSRCTAAPRPSSGHSTASSSDSDDCDENYVAMQHANMSTDEPNMKLAAPMNADGGGSPMVKPKGDKQVEYLDLDLDPGKSTPPRKRKSNGTGISASDERVDYVVVDQHRTQALKSTREAWSDERQSTEQDPPNKGAK; this comes from the exons GCATGGAAGAAGCGATGGTTTGTTCTGCGCAGTGGAAGGATGACAGGAGACCCAGATATTCTGGAGTATTACAAGAATGACCATGCCAAGAAGCCCATCCGCGTGATCGATCTGAACCTGTGCGAGCAGGTGGACGCCGGTCTCACATTCAACAAGAAGGACCTGGAGCACAGCTTCATCTTCGACATCAAGACCATCGACCGGATCTTTTACCTGGTGGCAGACACTGAAGAGGAGATGAACAAGTGGGTGCGCTGCATCTGTGATATCTGTGGCTTCAACCCCACCGATACAGAAG ACTCCGCAAAGATCTCTCACCAAGTAAATGTGCCAGGGGGTCTGGTGGTGGATATGGCCCCTAGTGGAGGGCCAGGAGGAGCCTTAGGGGCTTCTGCACTGGCCAACCTGCCTCCTCCCTACCAGCCTGTCAGCATCAGACCCTTGGGGTCCTCCTCCAGTCTGGATGAGCCTCAGGACTACCTTTGGCTGCTCAACTGTGAGAGCAAGAAACCTGAGCCTAACAG GGCCCATGGCGAATGCTCCAAGTCTACCTCCTCCGAACCAGACTGTAATGACAACCTCCCTTCCCACCACACgcccacctcctcctcctcctccaggcaCGCCTCGGTCAATGGTTTCTTTCCTACCCAGCATGCCGCTGGACTCTATGATTCTCCTCCTTCGCGCGGGCAGTCGTTGTCGGCCGATTCACAGGGTCTTTACCACCTGCCCCGAAGTTACTCTCAGGACACTGTGCTGCTGCCGAAGTCGGCGTCCTCCCCTCTCGCTCCTGACGGTGAGCCCGGTGAACTCTATGTCTTTAACACGCCTGGTCGTAAACCCTCTTTTGAGGCCCAGTTGCGGAACTTGTCAGTTAGCTATGATATTCCACCTACACCTGGAAGTAACTGCACCTACCAGATTCCCCGTACTGCTGGGGTGGAGGCTGTTTCAGGGGCCACAGATGTGGTACCGCCCCCTCGTCCGCCTAAACCGTTACTGACCACGGGAACAGTCCCACCTGAGCGGTCACCCACAGACACGTATGTGGTGCCACGGTCAGTGTCTGAGACTGATGGGAATTACTGCGTGCCATCTAGTGCAGGAGGGAACAAAGCACTAAGGAGCAACACCATTGGTACAGTGGATTCTTCACGTCTACGTAAAG ATTACGGATCTCAAGACTGCTATGACATACCCCGTCCCTTCCCCCCAGATAAAAGTTGCtcatttgattttaatgaaagCTTCAACAGCTATTTT AAGAATAAAGGCATGGTGCCAGTAGGAGGTGTTTCCACTGAAGAGATGGACGAGAACTATGTACCCATGAGCGTCCACTCTTCGTCACATCAGCGCTCTGGAAGCCTATCAGAACCTATCCAGGAGCCCAACTATGTGCCCATGACACCAGGCACAGTGGAGTTCTCCTCCCTCGGAAAACAGGTGCCCCCTCCAGCCCACATGGGCTTCCGCTCCAGCCCCAAGACCCCACCTCGTAGACCAGTGCACATACCCGAATGCCAACCACCGCCTGTAGACCGCAACCTCAAACCTGATCGTAAAG GTCAGAGCCCTAAAATAAACAGAGCAGTCGGTCTTGAGCGAACCGACTCCCAAACCATAGGTGAATTCCCAAGACGGCGTAAGG CTAAGCCGGCCCCTTTGGAGATCAAGCCTCTAGCTGAGTGGGAGGAGTATACGGCACCGGTCCGTTCCCCGGTGACCAGGTCCTTCACGAGGGA CCCCTCTAGGTGTACCGCAGCCCCCAGACCGTCCTCGGGGCATAGCACTGCCTCCAGCAGCGACTCCGACGACTGTGATGAGAATTATGTAGCCATGCAACACGCTAATATGTCTACAGATGAACCA AACATGAAGCTAGCAGCACCAATGAATGCTGATGGAGGTGGCAGTCCCATGGTGAAGCCCAAAGGAGACAAGCAGGTGGAGTACCTGGACCTCGACTTGGACCCTGGGAAATCAACTCCTCCTCGGAAG AGGAAAAGTAACGGGACTGGTATTTCAGCATCAGACGAGCGGGTAGACTATGTGGTGGTGGATCAGCACCGAACGCAAGCACTGAAGAGCACACGTGAGGCCTGGAGTGATGAACGGCAGTCGACGGAGCAAGATCCCCCCAACAAAGGGGCCAAATGA
- the gab1 gene encoding GRB2-associated-binding protein 1 isoform X1: MLDCSSAGKDTNQKHHVAPSSPASPLVNQAWKKRWFVLRSGRMTGDPDILEYYKNDHAKKPIRVIDLNLCEQVDAGLTFNKKDLEHSFIFDIKTIDRIFYLVADTEEEMNKWVRCICDICGFNPTDTEDSAKISHQVNVPGGLVVDMAPSGGPGGALGASALANLPPPYQPVSIRPLGSSSSLDEPQDYLWLLNCESKKPEPNRAHGECSKSTSSEPDCNDNLPSHHTPTSSSSSRHASVNGFFPTQHAAGLYDSPPSRGQSLSADSQGLYHLPRSYSQDTVLLPKSASSPLAPDGEPGELYVFNTPGRKPSFEAQLRNLSVSYDIPPTPGSNCTYQIPRTAGVEAVSGATDVVPPPRPPKPLLTTGTVPPERSPTDTYVVPRSVSETDGNYCVPSSAGGNKALRSNTIGTVDSSRLRKDYGSQDCYDIPRPFPPDKSCSFDFNESFNSYFKNKGMVPVGGVSTEEMDENYVPMSVHSSSHQRSGSLSEPIQEPNYVPMTPGTVEFSSLGKQVPPPAHMGFRSSPKTPPRRPVHIPECQPPPVDRNLKPDRKGQSPKINRAVGLERTDSQTIGEFPRRRKAKPAPLEIKPLAEWEEYTAPVRSPVTRSFTRDPSRCTAAPRPSSGHSTASSSDSDDCDENYVAMQHANMSTDEPNMKLAAPMNADGGGSPMVKPKGDKQVEYLDLDLDPGKSTPPRKRKSNGTGISASDERVDYVVVDQHRTQALKSTREAWSDERQSTEQDPPNKGAK, encoded by the exons GCATGGAAGAAGCGATGGTTTGTTCTGCGCAGTGGAAGGATGACAGGAGACCCAGATATTCTGGAGTATTACAAGAATGACCATGCCAAGAAGCCCATCCGCGTGATCGATCTGAACCTGTGCGAGCAGGTGGACGCCGGTCTCACATTCAACAAGAAGGACCTGGAGCACAGCTTCATCTTCGACATCAAGACCATCGACCGGATCTTTTACCTGGTGGCAGACACTGAAGAGGAGATGAACAAGTGGGTGCGCTGCATCTGTGATATCTGTGGCTTCAACCCCACCGATACAGAAG ACTCCGCAAAGATCTCTCACCAAGTAAATGTGCCAGGGGGTCTGGTGGTGGATATGGCCCCTAGTGGAGGGCCAGGAGGAGCCTTAGGGGCTTCTGCACTGGCCAACCTGCCTCCTCCCTACCAGCCTGTCAGCATCAGACCCTTGGGGTCCTCCTCCAGTCTGGATGAGCCTCAGGACTACCTTTGGCTGCTCAACTGTGAGAGCAAGAAACCTGAGCCTAACAG GGCCCATGGCGAATGCTCCAAGTCTACCTCCTCCGAACCAGACTGTAATGACAACCTCCCTTCCCACCACACgcccacctcctcctcctcctccaggcaCGCCTCGGTCAATGGTTTCTTTCCTACCCAGCATGCCGCTGGACTCTATGATTCTCCTCCTTCGCGCGGGCAGTCGTTGTCGGCCGATTCACAGGGTCTTTACCACCTGCCCCGAAGTTACTCTCAGGACACTGTGCTGCTGCCGAAGTCGGCGTCCTCCCCTCTCGCTCCTGACGGTGAGCCCGGTGAACTCTATGTCTTTAACACGCCTGGTCGTAAACCCTCTTTTGAGGCCCAGTTGCGGAACTTGTCAGTTAGCTATGATATTCCACCTACACCTGGAAGTAACTGCACCTACCAGATTCCCCGTACTGCTGGGGTGGAGGCTGTTTCAGGGGCCACAGATGTGGTACCGCCCCCTCGTCCGCCTAAACCGTTACTGACCACGGGAACAGTCCCACCTGAGCGGTCACCCACAGACACGTATGTGGTGCCACGGTCAGTGTCTGAGACTGATGGGAATTACTGCGTGCCATCTAGTGCAGGAGGGAACAAAGCACTAAGGAGCAACACCATTGGTACAGTGGATTCTTCACGTCTACGTAAAG ATTACGGATCTCAAGACTGCTATGACATACCCCGTCCCTTCCCCCCAGATAAAAGTTGCtcatttgattttaatgaaagCTTCAACAGCTATTTT AAGAATAAAGGCATGGTGCCAGTAGGAGGTGTTTCCACTGAAGAGATGGACGAGAACTATGTACCCATGAGCGTCCACTCTTCGTCACATCAGCGCTCTGGAAGCCTATCAGAACCTATCCAGGAGCCCAACTATGTGCCCATGACACCAGGCACAGTGGAGTTCTCCTCCCTCGGAAAACAGGTGCCCCCTCCAGCCCACATGGGCTTCCGCTCCAGCCCCAAGACCCCACCTCGTAGACCAGTGCACATACCCGAATGCCAACCACCGCCTGTAGACCGCAACCTCAAACCTGATCGTAAAG GTCAGAGCCCTAAAATAAACAGAGCAGTCGGTCTTGAGCGAACCGACTCCCAAACCATAGGTGAATTCCCAAGACGGCGTAAGG CTAAGCCGGCCCCTTTGGAGATCAAGCCTCTAGCTGAGTGGGAGGAGTATACGGCACCGGTCCGTTCCCCGGTGACCAGGTCCTTCACGAGGGA CCCCTCTAGGTGTACCGCAGCCCCCAGACCGTCCTCGGGGCATAGCACTGCCTCCAGCAGCGACTCCGACGACTGTGATGAGAATTATGTAGCCATGCAACACGCTAATATGTCTACAGATGAACCA AACATGAAGCTAGCAGCACCAATGAATGCTGATGGAGGTGGCAGTCCCATGGTGAAGCCCAAAGGAGACAAGCAGGTGGAGTACCTGGACCTCGACTTGGACCCTGGGAAATCAACTCCTCCTCGGAAG AGGAAAAGTAACGGGACTGGTATTTCAGCATCAGACGAGCGGGTAGACTATGTGGTGGTGGATCAGCACCGAACGCAAGCACTGAAGAGCACACGTGAGGCCTGGAGTGATGAACGGCAGTCGACGGAGCAAGATCCCCCCAACAAAGGGGCCAAATGA
- the gab1 gene encoding GRB2-associated-binding protein 1 isoform X5 — protein MTGDPDILEYYKNDHAKKPIRVIDLNLCEQVDAGLTFNKKDLEHSFIFDIKTIDRIFYLVADTEEEMNKWVRCICDICGFNPTDTEDSAKISHQVNVPGGLVVDMAPSGGPGGALGASALANLPPPYQPVSIRPLGSSSSLDEPQDYLWLLNCESKKPEPNRAHGECSKSTSSEPDCNDNLPSHHTPTSSSSSRHASVNGFFPTQHAAGLYDSPPSRGQSLSADSQGLYHLPRSYSQDTVLLPKSASSPLAPDGEPGELYVFNTPGRKPSFEAQLRNLSVSYDIPPTPGSNCTYQIPRTAGVEAVSGATDVVPPPRPPKPLLTTGTVPPERSPTDTYVVPRSVSETDGNYCVPSSAGGNKALRSNTIGTVDSSRLRKDYGSQDCYDIPRPFPPDKSCSFDFNESFNSYFKNKGMVPVGGVSTEEMDENYVPMSVHSSSHQRSGSLSEPIQEPNYVPMTPGTVEFSSLGKQVPPPAHMGFRSSPKTPPRRPVHIPECQPPPVDRNLKPDRKGQSPKINRAVGLERTDSQTIGEFPRRRKAKPAPLEIKPLAEWEEYTAPVRSPVTRSFTRDPSRCTAAPRPSSGHSTASSSDSDDCDENYVAMQHANMSTDEPNMKLAAPMNADGGGSPMVKPKGDKQVEYLDLDLDPGKSTPPRKRKSNGTGISASDERVDYVVVDQHRTQALKSTREAWSDERQSTEQDPPNKGAK, from the exons ATGACAGGAGACCCAGATATTCTGGAGTATTACAAGAATGACCATGCCAAGAAGCCCATCCGCGTGATCGATCTGAACCTGTGCGAGCAGGTGGACGCCGGTCTCACATTCAACAAGAAGGACCTGGAGCACAGCTTCATCTTCGACATCAAGACCATCGACCGGATCTTTTACCTGGTGGCAGACACTGAAGAGGAGATGAACAAGTGGGTGCGCTGCATCTGTGATATCTGTGGCTTCAACCCCACCGATACAGAAG ACTCCGCAAAGATCTCTCACCAAGTAAATGTGCCAGGGGGTCTGGTGGTGGATATGGCCCCTAGTGGAGGGCCAGGAGGAGCCTTAGGGGCTTCTGCACTGGCCAACCTGCCTCCTCCCTACCAGCCTGTCAGCATCAGACCCTTGGGGTCCTCCTCCAGTCTGGATGAGCCTCAGGACTACCTTTGGCTGCTCAACTGTGAGAGCAAGAAACCTGAGCCTAACAG GGCCCATGGCGAATGCTCCAAGTCTACCTCCTCCGAACCAGACTGTAATGACAACCTCCCTTCCCACCACACgcccacctcctcctcctcctccaggcaCGCCTCGGTCAATGGTTTCTTTCCTACCCAGCATGCCGCTGGACTCTATGATTCTCCTCCTTCGCGCGGGCAGTCGTTGTCGGCCGATTCACAGGGTCTTTACCACCTGCCCCGAAGTTACTCTCAGGACACTGTGCTGCTGCCGAAGTCGGCGTCCTCCCCTCTCGCTCCTGACGGTGAGCCCGGTGAACTCTATGTCTTTAACACGCCTGGTCGTAAACCCTCTTTTGAGGCCCAGTTGCGGAACTTGTCAGTTAGCTATGATATTCCACCTACACCTGGAAGTAACTGCACCTACCAGATTCCCCGTACTGCTGGGGTGGAGGCTGTTTCAGGGGCCACAGATGTGGTACCGCCCCCTCGTCCGCCTAAACCGTTACTGACCACGGGAACAGTCCCACCTGAGCGGTCACCCACAGACACGTATGTGGTGCCACGGTCAGTGTCTGAGACTGATGGGAATTACTGCGTGCCATCTAGTGCAGGAGGGAACAAAGCACTAAGGAGCAACACCATTGGTACAGTGGATTCTTCACGTCTACGTAAAG ATTACGGATCTCAAGACTGCTATGACATACCCCGTCCCTTCCCCCCAGATAAAAGTTGCtcatttgattttaatgaaagCTTCAACAGCTATTTT AAGAATAAAGGCATGGTGCCAGTAGGAGGTGTTTCCACTGAAGAGATGGACGAGAACTATGTACCCATGAGCGTCCACTCTTCGTCACATCAGCGCTCTGGAAGCCTATCAGAACCTATCCAGGAGCCCAACTATGTGCCCATGACACCAGGCACAGTGGAGTTCTCCTCCCTCGGAAAACAGGTGCCCCCTCCAGCCCACATGGGCTTCCGCTCCAGCCCCAAGACCCCACCTCGTAGACCAGTGCACATACCCGAATGCCAACCACCGCCTGTAGACCGCAACCTCAAACCTGATCGTAAAG GTCAGAGCCCTAAAATAAACAGAGCAGTCGGTCTTGAGCGAACCGACTCCCAAACCATAGGTGAATTCCCAAGACGGCGTAAGG CTAAGCCGGCCCCTTTGGAGATCAAGCCTCTAGCTGAGTGGGAGGAGTATACGGCACCGGTCCGTTCCCCGGTGACCAGGTCCTTCACGAGGGA CCCCTCTAGGTGTACCGCAGCCCCCAGACCGTCCTCGGGGCATAGCACTGCCTCCAGCAGCGACTCCGACGACTGTGATGAGAATTATGTAGCCATGCAACACGCTAATATGTCTACAGATGAACCA AACATGAAGCTAGCAGCACCAATGAATGCTGATGGAGGTGGCAGTCCCATGGTGAAGCCCAAAGGAGACAAGCAGGTGGAGTACCTGGACCTCGACTTGGACCCTGGGAAATCAACTCCTCCTCGGAAG AGGAAAAGTAACGGGACTGGTATTTCAGCATCAGACGAGCGGGTAGACTATGTGGTGGTGGATCAGCACCGAACGCAAGCACTGAAGAGCACACGTGAGGCCTGGAGTGATGAACGGCAGTCGACGGAGCAAGATCCCCCCAACAAAGGGGCCAAATGA